The proteins below come from a single Dasypus novemcinctus isolate mDasNov1 chromosome 22, mDasNov1.1.hap2, whole genome shotgun sequence genomic window:
- the LOC101443749 gene encoding LOW QUALITY PROTEIN: putative olfactory receptor 2B3 (The sequence of the model RefSeq protein was modified relative to this genomic sequence to represent the inferred CDS: deleted 1 base in 1 codon) yields MNWANESSSKEFILLGFSDRPWLQMPLLVVLLTSYTFTIFGNVSIMMACIQDPKLHKPMYFFLTNLSILDLCYTTSTVPHMLANICRNKKTISYGGCVAQLIIFLALGATECLLLTVMSFDRFVAICLPLRYVVVMSPGFCLKTAAFSWLSGFSNSVLQSSLTLSMPRCGHQEVDHFFCEVPALLKLSCADTKPIEAELFFFSVLILLIPVTLILISYGFIVQAVLRIRSAEGRRKAFGTCGSHMVVVSLFFGTAIYIYLQPPSSTSEDWGKMVSLFYGIITPMLNPLIYSLRNKDIKASFKRALSRPFSARNN; encoded by the exons ATGAATTGGGCAAATGAGAGCTCCTCAAAAGAGTTCATACTTCTCGGCTTCTCGGACAGGCCCTGGCTGCAGATGCCCCTTCTTGTGGTTCTGTTGACATCCTACACATTCACCATCTTTGGAAATGTGTCCATCATGATGGCATGCATTCAGGACCCCAAACTTCATAAACCCATGTACTTCTTTCTCACTAATCTTTCCATCTTGGATCTATGTTATACCACAAGCACTGTCCCTCATATGCTGGCAAATATTTGTCGGAATAAAAAGACCATCAGCTATGGTGGCTGTGTGGCCCAACTCATCATCTTCCTGGCCCTGGGGGCCACCGAGTGCCTCCTCCTGACTGTTATGTCCTTTGACAGGTTTGTGGCAATCTGCCTACCCCTCCGCTACGTAGTCGTCATGAGTCCTGGGTTCTGCCTAAAGACGGCCGCTTTCTCATGGCTCTCTGGTTTCAGTAACTCGGTGTTGCAATCTTCTTTGACCCTTAGCATGCCACGCTGTGGTCATCAGGAAGTGGACCACTTCTTCTGTGAGGTCCCTGCCCTTCTCAAGTTGTCCTGTGCTGACACAAAGCCTATTGAAGCTGAGCTCTTTTTCTTTAGTGTATTAATT CTGCTAATCCCAGTGACATTGATCCTCATCTCCTATGGCTTCATAGTTCAAGCGGTATTGAGAATCAGATCAGCAGAAGGACGGAGAAAAGCCTTTGGGACATGTGGGTCCCACATGGTTGTGGTGTCTCTCTTCTTTGGAACAGCCATCTACATATATCTACAACCACCTTCATCCACCTCTGAGGACTGGGGAAAAATGGTTTCCCTCTTCTATGGAATCATCACACCCATGTTGAACCCTCTCATCTATAGCCTGAGAAATAAGGATATTAAGGCATCCTTCAAAAGGGCCCTGTCAAGACCATTTTCTGCAAGAAATAATTAA